From a single Sparus aurata chromosome 13, fSpaAur1.1, whole genome shotgun sequence genomic region:
- the chmp1b gene encoding charged multivesicular body protein 1b yields the protein MSKMEKHLFQLKFTAKDLQRSSKKCDKEEKAEKVKVKKAIQKGNMEVARIHAENAIRQKNQSVNLLRMSARVDAVAARVQTAVTMNQVTKSMSGVVKGMDITLKSMNLEKISALMDKFEHQFETLDVQTAHMEDTMSSTTTLTTPQNQVESLMHEMADEAGLDLNMELPQGQTGSVGTSVASAEQDELSQRLAKLRDQM from the exons ATGTCGAAAATGGAGA AACATCTCTTCCAATTAAAATTTACCGCCAAAGACCTCCAAAGAAGTTCCAAGAAATGTGACAAGGAGGAGAAAGCGGAGAAGGTTAAAGTCAAGAAA gCCATCCAGAAGGGGAACATGGAAGTGGCGAGGATCCATGCAGAGAATGCCATCAGACAGAAGAACCAGTCCGTGAACCTCCTCAGGATGAGCGCTCGGGTAGATGCTGTGGCAGCAAGGGTCCAAACTGCAGTAACGATGAACCAG gtcaCAAAATCTATGTCTGGAGTGGTGAAAGGCATGGACATCACTCTGAAGAGTATGAATCTGGAGAAG atttccGCACTCATGGACAAATTTGAGCACCAGTTTGAAACTCTGGATGTTCAGACGGCCCATATGGAGGACACCATGAGCAGCACAACAACACTTACGACACCACAG AACCAAGTGGAGTCGTTGATGCATGAAATGGCAGATGAAGCAGG ATTGGACCTCAACATGGAGCTCCCTCAGGGCCAGACAGGATCTGTGGGTACCAGCGTGGCCTCTGCAGAACAG GATGAGCTGTCTCAAAGGCTCGCCAAACTCAGAGATCAAATGTAA